The Miscanthus floridulus cultivar M001 chromosome 17, ASM1932011v1, whole genome shotgun sequence genome has a window encoding:
- the LOC136515480 gene encoding auxin-responsive protein SAUR72-like — translation MAAPSKGATRKSLISRTLERCKSGLNWIGTTGRARSTSPAVAGCFPVYVGPERVRFVVRAEYASHPLFRRLLDDAEREYGHAARGPLALPCDVDAFLDVLWHMEHGDVGDDDGDEVCTAVSSSPICGLRSFSKNRAAGYRMMNPRSSPVVARIGEHRETKHVRTRSYS, via the coding sequence ATGGCGGCGCCGAGCAAGGGAGCCACCAGGAAGAGCCTGATCTCAAGAACCCTGGAGCGGTGCAAGTCTGGGCTGAACTGGATCGGCACTACCGGACGGGCGCGGTCGACGTCGCCGGCGGTCGCCGGGTGTTTCCCGGTGTACGTGGGTCCCGAGCGGGTGCGCTTCGTGGTGCGCGCGGAGTACGCCTCCCACCCGCTCTTCCGCCGCCTCCTCGACGACGCCGAGCGCGAGTACGGGCACGCAGCACGGGGCCCGCTTGCGCTGCCGTGCGACGTCGACGCGTTCCTCGACGTCCTGTGGCACATGGAGCACGGCGATGTCGGAGATGACGACGGTGATGAGGTCTGCACGGCCGTGTCGTCGTCGCCAATCTGCGGCTTGCGGAGCTTCAGCAAGAACCGCGCCGCGGGATACAGGATGATGAACCCAAGGTCTTCCCCGGTGGTTGCTAGGATCGGTGAGCACAGAGAAACTAAGCACGTGCGAACTCGATCATACAGTTAG